The nucleotide sequence CTGGACAGCATCCAGGCCCTGGGCGAGGCCCGGCTGGCCGTGATTGAGCGCTACCTGCTCGAGGAAACCCCCGAGGCCGCCGCCCGGGCCACGCGCGAGGCCGTGGGACTGAGCGCCCAGGCCGGAGAGTATGCCCGGGCCACCGAACAGCGGTACATCGGGGCGCTGCAGTTCATGCGCCGGGCGCTGTTTACCACGGCGCTGCTGACCGGCGGCCTGAGCGTGCTGCTGACCCTGCGTGCCGCGCGGCTGCGCCAGGACGAGCAGCGACGCCGCAAACGCCGCGAGGCGCGGCAGCAAGAAGCGCTGAACCTGGCCAGCCACGAACTGCGCCGTCCCCTGCAGTCGCTGCTGCTCGCCAGTGACCTGCTGCGGCAGGCCGATACCCCCCAGCAACAAACGCACCTGCTGGGCCTGATCGAGGACAGCGCCGCGCAGCTGGCAAGCCGCGCCGACCTGACCCGCCTCAACGACCTGTATCTGGACGTGACCCTGCGCGTGCAGCACACCGACCTGCGGCCCCTGATCCAGCGCTTTGCCGCCACGCGGGTGGCCGTGATCACGCCCGAGGAGCCGGTGGTGTGGCCGGTGGACCCCGACCGCCTGAGACAGATCATCGAGAATCTGGTGGAAAACGCCCTGCGCTACACCGACGATCTGGTCGAGGTCACGCTGCGTGGCGGCCCGCCGGTCATCGAGGTCCGGGACCACGGCTCCGGCCTCAGCGACGGCCTGCGGGACCGGGTCTTCGTGCCCTATGAACAGGGGCCGCAGGGCCTGCGGATGGGCCAGGGTCTGGGGCTATCGCTGGCGCGGCGCTATGCCCGTGCCCACGGCGGCGACGTGACCCTGACGAATGCCAGCGGCGGGGGCCTGCGCGCCACCGTTCACCTGGGACAGCCGCTGGCGGTGCTCTCGGAGCACCATGGCGCGAAGTCCCTGGCCTGAGCCTCAGTTCACGTCGGCCACGTCCGCGAGCAGTTCGGCGAGCTGCTCCTTGGCGCGGAACACCCGGCTCTTGGCCGTGCCGACCGCCACGCCCTGAATGCGGGCGATGTCGTCGTAGGGCAGGTCCTCTACAAAGCGCAGCACGACCGCCTCGCGGTATTCCGCGGGCAGGCGCAGCAGGGCGCGCTGCACGCGGTCCTGCGCGTCGGCGCTCTCGGCGGCCCCCACCGGCGAGCGGGCTTCAGAGGCGACCTCGAAGCCCACGTCCTCGCGCGCCTGCTCCAGGCTGAAGCGCTGCAACTGCTTGCGGCGGTGCGACTCGATCTGGGTGTTGCGCGCCACCTGATACAGCCACGGCAACACCCGCTCGCCGGGCCGGAAGGTGCGGATGCTGCGCCACGCCCGGTAAAAGACCTCCTGGGTCAGGTCCAGCGCGTCCTCGCTGTTGCCCTCCAGCCGGTACAGGTAGCCGTACATGCGGCCCTCGTACTCCTGCACGAATGCGTACCACGCGGCCTCCTCCCCGGCCATCAAGCGGGTCAGCAGTTCCGGCGAGATCACGTCGGGCGCGGCAGGGGGAACGGCAGGGTCGGTCGGCGAGGTCACGTCCTGCACACCATACCGTCCCGCCGCCACCCACGCGGCAGCACACGCCGGCCCGCCCACTTCCGCCGCGACCACGCTAGGATGCACCCCGCACCGGCCATGTCCGCTGCCCCCCACCATGACGACCTCTCCCCCACCCCCCGACCCCGGCGGCCTGTCCGCTGGCCTGCAGGCGATGCTGCCCGACCTGAGCGTGGGGGCCGTCCTCGGCTTCGCCACCGGCGTGGCGCTGCGGGCTGTGGGGCGCATCGTCCTGATTGTGATGGGCCTGCTGTTCATCGCGCTGCAATTGCTCGCGTATTTCGATGTGGTCAGCATCAACTGGCTGCACCTGCAGGCACTGGCCGAACCGCTGCTGCGCCAGGGCAGCGAGAACGGCGCGGCGTGGCTGGGCCGCATTCTGGTCGCCAATCTGCCCTTCGCCGGAGCCTTCACGGCGGGGCTGCTGCTCGGGCTGCGGATGCGCGTTTAACCGCCAGGCATCCGCAGCGCCGGTTCACGCCGTGTCGCGGATGATCAGGCGCGGCTCGAAGCGGCGGGCGCGGGGCGGCCCGGGGTATCCACTCAGGCGCGAGAGCAGCAGCCCCGCAGCCTCGTAACCCATGCCCTCGACCGGCTGGTGCAGGGTGGTCAGGCCCCGTGCGGCGGCCCACGGCTGATCGTCAAAGCCGATGATCCGCACGTCACGCCCGGCCGTCAGGCCGCGCACCCGCACCTCGTCAAGGAGTGCCCCGGCCAGCAGATCGGCGGAGGCGAACACGGTGCAGGGCAGGCCACCCGGCGCGGCCTGCACCCGGTCCAGCAGGGTAGCGGCGGTGTTGCGCGCTGCGAGCGTGTCGAAGCTGGAGGTGTACTCGGCCTCCACCCCGCGCCCGGCCGCCGCCAGCGCTCCCAGAAACCCGCTGCGGCGGTCCTCGAAGACGCGGGTGGTGAACAGCTGATCCAGCTCGGTCTCGACCCAGATGGCGTACAGCGCCCCGGGCAGGGCGGCGGCGTACTCCCCGGCCAGCCGTCCTCCGGTCACGTTGTCCATGAAGGAACAGTCCACGTTTTCTGCGAAGGCGTCCACCAGGACGGTGGGCTGCTGGGTGCGCAGGCGGCGTTCGTGGAACACCTCGGTCAGGTTGTAGGTCGCCATCACCAGTCCGTCGGCCTGATACGCCAGGGTATGCGAGGCCAGGTAGCGTTCCAGCCGCGAACGGTCGAGCAGCGGAAAGATCGCCACGTCGTAACGCGCTTCCTGAAAGGCTGTTTCCAAGCCGTCGAGCAGCCGCGTATAGAACTCGGTGGTCAGCACCGGCAGCAGCACGCTGATGGTGTAGCTCTTGCCCCCCGCGATGCGCCGGGCGTGTGGGTTGGGGGTGTAGTCGAGATCGGCGATGGCCTTGAGGACCGCTTCCCGGGTCGCGCTCTTGACCGCCGCGTGGTTGTTCAGCACCCGTGAAACGGTGCCAACACCCACGCCGGCCTGCCGGGCAACATCCTGAATGGTGGGGGTACGCATGGTAGGCCGACAGGATACCCTGTTTGGTGGAAGCGGGTTCCAAATCCTGTTTCGGCGGCGCACGGTTCCTGATGCGGGGGACAATCCGGCCCCGCCCGCGCGCCTAGACTGACCGGGCAGACGACGTGGCCGCCCTGCAGGCCACCGCCCCCGTGTTCAAAGGAGTTGCCCATGCCCCACTTCAGAATCTCCCGGCAGGTGCTCGCGGCCACCCTGGGTGCCGTGGCCATCGGCCTGAGTGCCCTGGCCCTTTCTCCCGCACCGTCCCACTCCACTCCGGCGGGGCACAGTCCGACCGCAGGGGCCCATGCTCCGGCCCAGCACACCGCCCCGGGAACGTTGCCGCTCCAGGCACAGGGGGCCACGGTGGTCGCCGTACCTCCGGTGATCAAGGAAACCAGCGTGTTCGCCACGCTGATCAATACGGGCCAGACTCCCATTGTTCTGAAGGGCGCATCTGCCGAAGTGGCGGCCCACGGCATGCTGATGGTCACGGCGTCCCAGTCGGGCATGGTGGGCATGAGCATGACCCCAACCCTGACCGTGCCCGCCGGGGGCCGGCTGGTCCTGAGTGCCACGGGCAGCCACCTGATGCTGATGGGGCTCAAGCGGCCCCTGAAGGTCGGGGAAACCCTGAGGCTGACCCTGAGCGCCGCCGATGGCCGGACCTTCTCACTGAACGCCACCGTCAGGAAGCCCTGAGCATGACCGAGATGCCTTCCACCGCCGGGGTCGCATCTGAGGGTCGCAGCGCCACGCGCCCGTGGTATGTCTCGGCGCTGCTCGCCGTGGCCGCCGTCGCCCTGCTGCTCGGCGGGGCCTGGGGCTTTGCACGCCTGAAAAGCCCGTATCCCTTTTACGGCACTGCCTACGGCCCGGACGTATCGGCGGCCCGCTTCAGCGGCACCGACCAGAACGGGCGGCCCTTCGCGTTCGTCCCGGAGCAGCAGGCGGGGGTCACGGCGCTGTTTTTCGGCTTCACGCACTGTCCCAACATCTGCCCGCTCACACTGGCGTATCTCGACAAGGTCCGGGCCGCCCTGCCCGCGGCGGAGCGCGAACGTTTCCGCACCGTGCTCGTCAGCGTGGACCCGGCCCGCGATACCCCCGAACGCCTCAAGGCCTACGTGGAGTATTTCGGTCAGGCAACCGGCGTGCATATCCCCGAGCCCGCCCTGAGTCAGGTGGCCCGCGACTACGGCGTCGGGTATCAGCAGGTGGACGTGAAGGGCGCGGACTATCAGATCAACCACACCACCGCCACCTACCTGATTGACTCGGCGGGCAAGCTGCGGGTGCTGTGGGACTACTCGCAGTTGCCGCAGGTGGAGCGCGTGGTGGCCGATGTGCGGTATGTGCTGGAGTCTTCTGGGGAACAGGCACAGGGAGCGGTCCAGTGACTGCTCCTGCGCCGATCAACCTCGACCCCACGCTGAGCGATCTGCTGGTCCCGGCCCCGGATGTGCTGTTTCTGATTCCTACCCTGCTGGTGCTGGCCGTGTATGTCTGGCGTTTTGCCGTCTCCCGCCGTACCCCGGAGGGCCGGGAGCGCTGGCCGCTGTGGCGGGCCGCCCTGTTTGCCGCCGGCATGCTGCTGCTGCTCATCACCACCCAGAGCCGCGCCGCCACGCTGACCGGCAGCAGCATGGCGCTGTACATGGGCCGCCTGATGGTGCTCGCCGAGATCGTGCCGCCGCTGCTGGTGCTGGGCATCCCGCGCGGCATCCACATGAATCCGCGCGGCGCCGTGGCGCGGGTGCTGGGGGTACTGCTCGACCCGTGGGTGGCGCTGGCCGTGTGGGCCGCCGTGATCATCTTCTGGAATGTGCCCGCCGGCTTCAACGCCAGCGTGGTGACGAACACCGCCGCCGCGCTGCTGCCCGCGCTGTACCTGCTGAGCAGCCTGCTCGTCTGGAGTGTGATCCTGCGGCCCCTGCCGGGCGTGCAACCCGCCGGAATAGGGTCACGTGGGGGCTTTGGTCTGCTCGCCGCGCTGCCCATGATGGCCGTCGCCTCGGTGTGGCTGTACGCGCCGCGGGTGCTGTACACGCCCTACGTGAACGCGCTGTGTCTGTGGAACCTCTCGCCGCTGCAAAACCAGCAGCTGTCGGGCTGGATCATGATGCTGGCCGGACTTCCGGCACTGGCCCTGGCGTTTATCCAGCTGTTTCAGTGGCTGGTGGAGCTCACGGGCGGCAACGAGGCGGCGCGCTAAACCCGGCACATGGGCGGGCCGCCGGCCACTCCAGCCCCCCCGGCCACCGTGCGTTTTCGGTTGCCCACTGCCCCTACAATGCCGTCCATGAGCGACATTCTGAGCGGCTGGACGCCCGCCCCCTCCGGCTACAAACACGTGGTCAGCGTCAGCCTGGGCAGCAGCAAGCGCAACGCCCGTGAGGAAGTCACCGTGCTGGGCCAGCCGTTCATCCTGGAGCGCATCGGCACCGACGCCGACAGCAAAAAGGCCGCCGAACTGTTCGGGGTACTCGACGGGCGGGTGGACGCCTTCGGGCTGGGCGGGGCCGACCTGTACGTGATTGCCAACGGCAAGCGCTACCAGTTCAACAATGTCAAGAAACTGGTGGCGAAAGCCAGGACGACCCCGGTGCTGGACGGCAGCGGCCTGAAGAACACGCTGGAGCGAGACGCGATTGCCCAGCTGGACCCGCTGCTGAACTGGCGCACCCAGAAGGTGCTGATGGTCAGCGCTGTGGACCGCTTCGGGATGGCCGAGGCGCTCGCCCAGCACGGCGCAGACATCGTGTTCGGGGACGTGGTGTTCGGCCTGGGCATTGACCGGCCGCTGAGGTCGCTGGGCGCGCTGCGCAACGTGGCGCGCGTGGTGCTGCCCGCCATCACCAAGCTGCCGCAGGACTGGTTCTACCCCACCGGGGCCAAACAGGAGAGCAGCGTGCAGGGCAAGGGCACCAAGTATTACGCCTGGGCCGACGTGATCGCCGGAGACACCCACTACGCCAAACGCTACGCTCCGCATGACCTCAGCGGAAAGACCATCCTGAC is from Deinococcus aerophilus and encodes:
- a CDS encoding sensor histidine kinase, giving the protein MRRWGAGRRGGAGRGRKWPRPTTVLEVSLATLPAAITVVLLLLVTQPAVQALLHHGAGWPPYAYQGLAQDVQAYQVALLSPELSAGERREFRDRALSSARNPAQFTQLDSIQALGEARLAVIERYLLEETPEAAARATREAVGLSAQAGEYARATEQRYIGALQFMRRALFTTALLTGGLSVLLTLRAARLRQDEQRRRKRREARQQEALNLASHELRRPLQSLLLASDLLRQADTPQQQTHLLGLIEDSAAQLASRADLTRLNDLYLDVTLRVQHTDLRPLIQRFAATRVAVITPEEPVVWPVDPDRLRQIIENLVENALRYTDDLVEVTLRGGPPVIEVRDHGSGLSDGLRDRVFVPYEQGPQGLRMGQGLGLSLARRYARAHGGDVTLTNASGGGLRATVHLGQPLAVLSEHHGAKSLA
- a CDS encoding LacI family DNA-binding transcriptional regulator, translated to MRTPTIQDVARQAGVGVGTVSRVLNNHAAVKSATREAVLKAIADLDYTPNPHARRIAGGKSYTISVLLPVLTTEFYTRLLDGLETAFQEARYDVAIFPLLDRSRLERYLASHTLAYQADGLVMATYNLTEVFHERRLRTQQPTVLVDAFAENVDCSFMDNVTGGRLAGEYAAALPGALYAIWVETELDQLFTTRVFEDRRSGFLGALAAAGRGVEAEYTSSFDTLAARNTAATLLDRVQAAPGGLPCTVFASADLLAGALLDEVRVRGLTAGRDVRIIGFDDQPWAAARGLTTLHQPVEGMGYEAAGLLLSRLSGYPGPPRARRFEPRLIIRDTA
- a CDS encoding SCO family protein — protein: MTEMPSTAGVASEGRSATRPWYVSALLAVAAVALLLGGAWGFARLKSPYPFYGTAYGPDVSAARFSGTDQNGRPFAFVPEQQAGVTALFFGFTHCPNICPLTLAYLDKVRAALPAAERERFRTVLVSVDPARDTPERLKAYVEYFGQATGVHIPEPALSQVARDYGVGYQQVDVKGADYQINHTTATYLIDSAGKLRVLWDYSQLPQVERVVADVRYVLESSGEQAQGAVQ
- a CDS encoding quinate 5-dehydrogenase, which gives rise to MSDILSGWTPAPSGYKHVVSVSLGSSKRNAREEVTVLGQPFILERIGTDADSKKAAELFGVLDGRVDAFGLGGADLYVIANGKRYQFNNVKKLVAKARTTPVLDGSGLKNTLERDAIAQLDPLLNWRTQKVLMVSAVDRFGMAEALAQHGADIVFGDVVFGLGIDRPLRSLGALRNVARVVLPAITKLPQDWFYPTGAKQESSVQGKGTKYYAWADVIAGDTHYAKRYAPHDLSGKTILTQTITEADRAWMKDRGVARLITTTPRMGSRNFATNVLEAFFVALSGKKEALSEAEYLRYIREVGFRPEVNEL
- a CDS encoding copper chaperone PCu(A)C; amino-acid sequence: MPHFRISRQVLAATLGAVAIGLSALALSPAPSHSTPAGHSPTAGAHAPAQHTAPGTLPLQAQGATVVAVPPVIKETSVFATLINTGQTPIVLKGASAEVAAHGMLMVTASQSGMVGMSMTPTLTVPAGGRLVLSATGSHLMLMGLKRPLKVGETLRLTLSAADGRTFSLNATVRKP
- a CDS encoding FUN14 domain-containing protein; amino-acid sequence: MTTSPPPPDPGGLSAGLQAMLPDLSVGAVLGFATGVALRAVGRIVLIVMGLLFIALQLLAYFDVVSINWLHLQALAEPLLRQGSENGAAWLGRILVANLPFAGAFTAGLLLGLRMRV
- a CDS encoding RNA polymerase sigma factor, with the protein product MAGEEAAWYAFVQEYEGRMYGYLYRLEGNSEDALDLTQEVFYRAWRSIRTFRPGERVLPWLYQVARNTQIESHRRKQLQRFSLEQAREDVGFEVASEARSPVGAAESADAQDRVQRALLRLPAEYREAVVLRFVEDLPYDDIARIQGVAVGTAKSRVFRAKEQLAELLADVADVN
- a CDS encoding cytochrome c oxidase assembly protein, whose translation is MTAPAPINLDPTLSDLLVPAPDVLFLIPTLLVLAVYVWRFAVSRRTPEGRERWPLWRAALFAAGMLLLLITTQSRAATLTGSSMALYMGRLMVLAEIVPPLLVLGIPRGIHMNPRGAVARVLGVLLDPWVALAVWAAVIIFWNVPAGFNASVVTNTAAALLPALYLLSSLLVWSVILRPLPGVQPAGIGSRGGFGLLAALPMMAVASVWLYAPRVLYTPYVNALCLWNLSPLQNQQLSGWIMMLAGLPALALAFIQLFQWLVELTGGNEAAR